The stretch of DNA TTCACGTCGATCTCGCGGGGGTTGAGATGACACGTTCGTTCAAGGAGTTCTGGGCCCGGTTCAAGGCTGCCAACGGTATCGGGACGCGGTCGGCGGGCTATGTTCCCTCCGAGGATCTCCGGCGCCAGGCTGCCCCGGACCAGCACCTCGGGGAGCACTACCGCCCGTCGGGCCCCGGCGGCCCGATCGTGGGTGGCGGGGGGCGCTGAGGCCGGCCGGGCTCCCCGGGGCGGGGGCAGGCACCCTTGATCTGATTGCACCGACCCTCGTCAATGGTCCAGACCTATTGACGGGGGTCGGCGGCTTTCCTACGATCCGGTCCGGCACATCCCCACATGTCCCCCCACCTCACCCGAGCCGGGCGTCACGCCCCCACGCGTCGGTCATGTCCGCGCGCCCGGCGGGAAGGGAGCACAGCATGTTCCGTCGGAGGTCCTCGCACGCCCAACGGGTCGGCCGCCCACCGCAGTCGGGGGTGGCGCGCGCAGTCTCGGCGCCCCGGCCGGGACGGGTGGAGCAGCGGCCGAGCGTGCTGCGGCGGTCGCTCGCCGGGGTGAGCGCCGCAGCGGTGATCAGCGCCGGCATCGCGGTGGCCGGCTCGGTGTCGGCCGGGGCCGCGACCACCAACCTGCTGGTCAACCCCGGTTTCGAGAGCGGCCTTTCGAGCTGGAGCTGTACCGGCGGGACGGGCACGGTGGTGAGCGGCCCGGTGCACTCGGGCAGCTCGGCGCTGCAGGCCACCCCGGCCGGGCAGGACAATGCCCAGTGCAGCCAGACCGTCAGCGTGCAGCCCAACTCCCAGTACACGCTGAGCGCTTGGGTCCAGGGCAGCTACGTCTATCTGGGTGCCACCGGCACCGGCCTCGGCGGCACCACCTCCACCTGGACGCCGAGCAACGCGACCTACGGCCAGCTGAGCGTGGCCTTCAGCACCGGCGCGAGCACCACCTCGGTGACGGTCTGGCTGCACGGCTGGTACGGCCAGCCCGCGTACCTCGCCGACGACGTCTCGCTCACCGGCCCCGGCGGCAGCGGCAGCCCCTCCCCGTCGCCGTCCAGCACCCCGCCGACCTCGCCGCCCCCGTCGAGCACCCCGCCCAGTTCCCCGCCGCCGAGCAGCACCCCGCCCAGCTCGCCCCCGCCGTCCAGCACCCCGCCGAGCAGCCCGCCGCCCACCGGCAGCAGCTGCCCGACCAAGCCGCGGCCGGCCGGCAAGGTGCTCCAGGGCTACTGGGAGAACTGGGACGGCGCCGCGAACGGCGTGCACCCCGGCATGGGGTGGGTGCCGATCACGGACAGCCGGATCGCCGCGCACGGGTACAACGTGATCAACGCCGCCTTCCCGGTGATCCTCTCGGACGGCACGGTGCTCTGGCAGGACGGGATGGACAGCGGGGTCAAGGTCTCCACTCCCGCCGAGATGTGCCAGGCCAAGGCGGCCGGGGCGACCCTCCTGATGTCCATCGGCGGCGCGGCGGCCGGCATCGACCTGAGCTCGAGCACCGTCGCCGACCGTTTCGTGGCCACCGTGGTGCCGATCCTCAAGCAGTACAACTTCGACGGCATCGACATCGACATCGAGACCGGCCTGGCCGGCAGCGGCAGCATCGGCACGCTCTCGGCCTCCCAGGCCAACCTGGAGCGGATCATCGACGGCGTGCTGGCCCAGATGCCGGCCGGCTTCGGCCTGACCATGGCCCCCGAGACGGCCTACGTCACCGGCGGCAGCGTCACCTACGGCTCGATCTGGGGCGCCTACCTGCCGATCATCAAGAAGTACGCGGACAACGGCCGGCTCTGGTGGCTGAACATGCAGTACTACAACGGCAGCATGTACGGCTGCTCCGGCGACTCGTACCAGGCCGGCACCGTCCAGGGCTTCACCGTCCAGACCACCTGCCTCAACAACGGCCTGACCATCCAGGGCACCACCATCAAGGTGCCCTACGACAAGCAGGTCCCCGGCCTCCCGGCCCAACCGGGCGCCGGCGGCGGGTACCTGGACCCGGGCTCGGTCGGCCAGTCCTGGAACGCCTTCAGCGGCGCCCTCAAGGGCCTGATGACCTGGTCGATCAACTGGGACGGCTCCAAGGGCTGGACCTTCGGCGACAACGCGAAGTCCCTCCAGGGACGTTGACCCCCGGCGGCGCCGGAGGGCGGCCCCGGGCGGAACGGGACGGGCGGCTCAGGAGGACGGGACGTCGGGCGGGTGAGCCTGGACGGGTCAGCCGAGTCGTTCGTCCCGAGGAGTCGCCATGCTCACCCGCCGACACCGCACGGCCCCCGGCGCCGCAGCGCCGGGGGCCGTCCGTGGCTCAGCCCTCGGTGCGGGCCACGCCGATGGGGCAGGTGGCGCCGGTGCCGCCGAGGCCGCAGTAGCCGTTGGGGTTCTTGGCGTCGGAGAGGTACTGCTGGTGGTAGGCCTCGGCGGGGTAGAAGGGGCCGGCCGGGGCGATCTCGGTGGTGATGGGGCCGAGGCCGAGGCGGGTGAGGGCGGGCTGGAAGGCCTCGCGGGAGGCCTCGGCGGCGGCGAGTTGGGCGGGGGAGTGGGTGTAGACGGCGGAGCGGTACTGGGTGCCGACGTCGTTGCCCTGGCGGAAGCCCTGAGTCGGGTCGTGGGCCTCCCAGAAGGTCTTGAGCAGGGTCTCGTAGGAGACCTGGGCCGGGTCGTAGACCACCCGGACGGCCTCGGTGTGGCCGGTCAGGCCGCTGCAGACCTCCTCGTAGGACGCGTTCGGCGTGTGGCCGCCCTGGTAGCCGACCAGGGTGGTGTACACGCCCGGGAGCTGCCAGAACTTGCGCTCGGCGCCCCAGAAGCAGCCGAGCCCGAAGTCGGCCACCTCCAGGCCGGCCGGGTAGGGCCCGGTGAGCGGGGTGCCGAGCACGGTGTGCGGCTCGGTGAGAGTGAAGACGGGGGCGGCGCGGCCGGGCAGGGCCTGCTCGGCGGTGACGAGCTCGGGCTTGGGGTGGTGGAACAGCAAGGCGGGCTCCTGAGGGCTCGGGGGTCGCGGTGGGTACAACGCCCGGCGGCGGTCGGTGATTCCGGGGCGGCGGCCGGGCGGCGGACCTGACGGAGGGCCCGCGGCAGGTGGCCGTGCCGACTGCCGGGGGCGGTCGGGCCCACTAGGCTCGGGGCATGACCGAGCACCCTCTTCCCCAGGGCTTCGAGACCCTCGCCATCCACGCGGGCCAGGAAGCAGACCCCCAGACCGGGGCCGTCGTCACGCCGATCTACCAGGTGTCCACCTACAAGCAGGACGGCGTGGGCGGCCTCCGGAACGGCTATGAGTACAGCCGCTCCGCCAACCCCACCCGCACCGCGCTGGAGGAGTGCCTGGCGGCACTGGAGGGCGGCGCCCGCGGCCTCGCCTTCGCCTCCGGCCTGGCGGCCGAGGACACCCTGCTGCGGACGATCCTCAAGCCGGGCGACCACATCGTCATCCCGAACGACGCCTACGGCGGCACCTTCCGCCTGTTCGCCAAGGTGCTGACCCGCTGGGGCATCACCTTCGACGTGGCGAACATGCAGGACCTCTCGACCGTGCGGGCCGCCCTCAAGCCCGAGACCCGGGCCGTCTGGGTGGAGACCCCGTCCAACCCGCTGCTCGGCATCGCCGACATCGCGGGCCTGGCCGAGATCGCGCACGGCGCGAACGCCCTGCTCGTGGTGGACAACACCTTCGCCAGCCCGTACCTCCAGCAGCCGATCTCGCTCGGCGCGGACGTGGTGGTGCACTCCACCACCAAGTACATGGGCGGCCACTCGGACGTGGTCGGCGGCGCGCTGGTCGCGGCCGAGGCCGGTCTGGGCGAGGAGATCGCGTACCACCAGAACGCGATGGGCGCCGTCTCCGGCCCGTTCGACGCCTGGCTGGTGATGCGCGGCATCAAGACCCTCGGCGTCCGGATGGACCGGCACAGCTCCAACGCCGAGAAGATCGTCGAGCTGCTGACCCGCCACCCGAAGGTCAGCCAGGTGCTCTACCCGGGCCTGCCCGAGCACGCCGGCCACGACATCGCGGCCAAGCAGATGAAGGCGTTCGGCGGCATGGTCTCCTTCCGCGTCGCGGGCGGCGAGGAGGCAGCGGTCGAGGTCTGCAACCGGGCCAAGCTGTTCACCCTCGGCGAGTCGCTGGGCGGCGTCGAGTCGCTGATCGAGCACCCGGGCCGGATGACCCACGCCTCGGTGGTCGGCTCGGCCCTGGAGGTGCCGGCCGACCTGGTCCGCGTCTCGGTGGGAATCGAGTCGATCGACGACCTGCTGGCCGATCTGCAGCAGGCGCTCGGCTAGGACTGAGCACCTGTCACCGAGGGGCGTGCGGCCGGTGCCGCGCGCCCCTCGCGCGTGATCGGCCGTGCCCGGAGGCGGTGCCTACAGTGGGGGCATGCAGAGCTGGCCGATCACCATGGACGACGTACGCGGCGCCCACAAGATGCTCGCCGGGGTCGCCCGGGTCACCCCGATGGAGGGCAGCCGGTACCTCTCCGGCCTGGTGGGCTCGCCGGTGCATCTCAAGTGCGAGAACCTCCAGCGCACCGGCTCCTTCAAGCTGCGCGGCGCGTACGTGCGGATCGCCGGCCTCTCCCCGGTGCAGCGGGCCGGCGGGGTGGTGGCCGCGAGCGCGGGCAACCACGCCCAGGGGGTGGCACTGGCCGCGGCCCTGCTCGGGGTGCGCTCCACCGTCTTCATGCCGCTGGCCGCCCCGCTGCCCAAGGTGGCCGCGACCAGGGAGTACGGCGCCGAGGTGCGGCTGCACGGGAGCACGGTGGACGAGGCGCTGCAGGCGGCCCAGCGCTACGCCGAGGCGACCGGCGCGGTCTTCATCCACCCCTTCGACCACTGGGACGTGGTGACCGGCCAGGCCACCGTGGGCCTGGAGATCCTGGAGCAGTGCCCCGAGGTGCGCACCATCCTGGTGGGCGTCGGCGGCGGCGGGCTGCTGGCCGGGATCGCGGCGGCGGTCAAGCCGGTGCGGCCGGACGTGCGGGTGGTCGGGGTGCAGGCGGCGGGCGCGGCGGCCTACCCGCCCTCGCTGGCGGCCGGGCGGCCGGTCTCGCTGGAGCGGTACGCCACGATGGCCGACGGGATCATGGTGGGCCGGCCGGGCGACATCCCGTTCGAGGTGGTCAACACGCTGGCCGACGGGGTGCGCACCGTCTCCGAGGAGTCGATCTCGCGGGCCCTGCTGGTCTCCCTGGAGCGGCTCAAGCTGGTGGTGGAGCCGGCCGGGGTGAGCCCGGTGGCGGCCCTGCTGGAGCACCCGGAGAGCTTCGAGGGCCCGGTGGTCGCGGTGCTCTCCGGCGGCAACATCGACCCCCAGCTGATGCAGCGGGTGCTCCGGCACGGCCTGGCGGCGGCCGGCCGCTACCTCTCGCTCCGGGTGCGGCTCACCGACCGCCCCGGCGCGCTGGCCGGCCTGCTCGCGGTGCTGACCCGGGCGGACGCCAACGTGCTGGACGTGGCGCACGTGCGGATCGATCCCCGGTTGGGCCTCACCGAGGTCGAGGTGGACCTGCACCTGGAGACCAAGGGCCCCGAGCACTGCGCGCTGGTGATCGGCGAGCTGCGGGACGCGGGGTACGTGGTCAGCCAGTAGGAGCTGATGGCGGGTCGGAAAACCCCTTGACGCGATATATCGCGAGCTGCCATTCTCGCGACCTATCGCGACCGGGCGATGCCCGCTGGCCGGGATACCCCGGTCGGGCCAGAGTGGACATGTCCGACAGACCACCAGAGGAGATGAGGCAGGCCCATGGCGCCAGCCATCGAAGCCGAGAACCTGGTCAAGACCTTCGGAGACGTACGCGCCCTGGACGGCGTCAGTCTCGACGTCCCCGAAGGCACGGTGCTCGGGCTGCTCGGCCCCAACGGCGCCGGCAAGACCACCACCGTCCGGGTGCTCACCACCCTGCTCCGCCCCGACTCGGGCCGCGCCGTGGTGGCCGGGGTCGACGTGCTCAAGCACCCGAACCAGGTGCGCAGCCTGATCGGACTCTCCGGGCAGTACGCGGCCGTGGACGAGTACCTGACCGGCCGGGAGAACCTCCAGATGGTCGGCGAGCTCTACCAGATGTCCAGCCGGGCGGCGAAGGCCCGCGCGCTGGAGCTGCTGGAGTGGTTCAACCTCACCGAGGCGATGGACCGCACCGCCAAGACCTACTCCGGCGGCATGCGGCGCCGGCTCGACCTCGCGGCCGCCCTGGTGGTGCGGCCGCCGGTGATGTTCCTGGACGAGCCGACCACCGGCCTCGACCCGCGCAACCGGCTGGCCCTCTGGGAGGTGATCGAGACGCTGGTCGAGCAGGGCACCACCCTGCTGCTCACCACCCAGTACCTGGAGGAGGCCGACCGCCTCGCCCACGACATCGCGGTGGTCGACCACGGCAAGGTGATCGCCCGGGGCTCGGCCGACGAGCTCAAGGCGCAGATCGGCGGCGAGCGGGTCGAGGTGGTGGTGCACACCCCGAGCGACGTGAGCGAGGCGCTGGCCGCGCTCACCCCGTACGCCAAGGGCGACCCGACGGTGGAGAAGAACACCCGGAGGATCACCGTCCCGGTGAGCGGCGGCGCCAAGGTGCTCGCCGACGTGATCCGCGAGCTGGACGCCCGCTCGATCGAGCTGGACGACATCGGCCTGCGCCGCCCGACCCTGGACGACGTCTTCCTCTCGCTCACCGGCCACGCCACCCTCGCCGAGGAGGGCACCGAGGAGAACTCCGGCGGTCGTAAGGGCGGCAAGGGCGCCAAGGGCAGCAAGCACGGGAAGGACGACTGATGGCCACCACCACCCCCGACCACGCGATCGGCGGCGCGATGCCGGCCCAGCGGCACGGCATCCCGGCGATGCTGCACGACTCCTGGGTCGTGGCCAAGCGCAACCTGCGCCGGATGACGCGGATCCCGGAGATCGTGGTCTTCGGGCTCATGCAGCCGGTCATGTTCGTGCTGCTGTTCAGCTACGTCATGGGCGGCGCGATCCAGATCCCGGGCGCCCGGTCGAGCTCCTCCACGTACACCCAGTTCCTGATGGCCGGCATCTTCGCCCAGACCGTCACCTTCGCGGTGGCCGGCGCCTCGGCCGGCATCGCGGAGGACATGACCAAGGGCCTGGTCGACCGGTTCCGCTCGCTGCCGATGACCCGCTCCGCCGTGCTGGTCGGCCGCACCATCGCCGACCTGGTGCAGACGGCCTTCACCCTGCTGGTGCTGGCGCTGGTCGCGCTGCTGGTCGGCTGGCGGATCCACGAGGGCTTCCTCAAGGCGCTCGGCGCCTTCGGGCTGCTGCTCCTGCTGGGGTACGCGTTCTCCTGGATCGGCGCGCTGATCGGCCTCTCGGTGCGCAGTCCGGAGGCGGCCACCTCGGCCGGCCTGATCTGGCTCTTCCCGCTGACCTTCATCTCCAACGCCTTCGTGCCGGTCAGCTCGATGCCGGGCTGGCTGCAGGGCATCGCCTACTGGAACCCGTTCTCCGCCACCGTGCAGGCCTGCCGCAACCTCTTCGGCAACCAGGTCGGCCCGGTGGACCAGGCCTGGCCGATGCAGCACGCGGCGCTGGTCTCGGTGCTCTGGTCGCTGGTGATCATGGCGGTCTTCTCCTGGCTCTCGGTCCGCAAGTACCGCTCGGCCGCCGGCTGAGCCCCGCCGCGGCCACGCGAGAGGGCACGCGAAAGGCGGCCCGGAGCGCTCTCACTCCGGGCCGCCTTCGCACGTACGGGTGCGGGTCAGCCGGCGTGCGGCTTGACCTCGATCACGGTGACGCTGGCCTTCTTGCCGTTCGGCAGCTCGTAGACGGCCTCCTCGCCGACCTTCTTGCCGTCGATGGCGCGGCCGAGCGGCGACTGCGGCGAGTAGATCTCGATGTCGTCGCCGACCACCTCGCGGGAGCCGAGCAGGAAGACCATGGTGTCGTCCTTGTCGCCGTCGAAGG from Kitasatospora sp. MMS16-BH015 encodes:
- a CDS encoding carbohydrate binding domain-containing protein, coding for MFRRRSSHAQRVGRPPQSGVARAVSAPRPGRVEQRPSVLRRSLAGVSAAAVISAGIAVAGSVSAGAATTNLLVNPGFESGLSSWSCTGGTGTVVSGPVHSGSSALQATPAGQDNAQCSQTVSVQPNSQYTLSAWVQGSYVYLGATGTGLGGTTSTWTPSNATYGQLSVAFSTGASTTSVTVWLHGWYGQPAYLADDVSLTGPGGSGSPSPSPSSTPPTSPPPSSTPPSSPPPSSTPPSSPPPSSTPPSSPPPTGSSCPTKPRPAGKVLQGYWENWDGAANGVHPGMGWVPITDSRIAAHGYNVINAAFPVILSDGTVLWQDGMDSGVKVSTPAEMCQAKAAGATLLMSIGGAAAGIDLSSSTVADRFVATVVPILKQYNFDGIDIDIETGLAGSGSIGTLSASQANLERIIDGVLAQMPAGFGLTMAPETAYVTGGSVTYGSIWGAYLPIIKKYADNGRLWWLNMQYYNGSMYGCSGDSYQAGTVQGFTVQTTCLNNGLTIQGTTIKVPYDKQVPGLPAQPGAGGGYLDPGSVGQSWNAFSGALKGLMTWSINWDGSKGWTFGDNAKSLQGR
- the msrA gene encoding peptide-methionine (S)-S-oxide reductase MsrA, which codes for MLFHHPKPELVTAEQALPGRAAPVFTLTEPHTVLGTPLTGPYPAGLEVADFGLGCFWGAERKFWQLPGVYTTLVGYQGGHTPNASYEEVCSGLTGHTEAVRVVYDPAQVSYETLLKTFWEAHDPTQGFRQGNDVGTQYRSAVYTHSPAQLAAAEASREAFQPALTRLGLGPITTEIAPAGPFYPAEAYHQQYLSDAKNPNGYCGLGGTGATCPIGVARTEG
- a CDS encoding cystathionine gamma-synthase, which gives rise to MTEHPLPQGFETLAIHAGQEADPQTGAVVTPIYQVSTYKQDGVGGLRNGYEYSRSANPTRTALEECLAALEGGARGLAFASGLAAEDTLLRTILKPGDHIVIPNDAYGGTFRLFAKVLTRWGITFDVANMQDLSTVRAALKPETRAVWVETPSNPLLGIADIAGLAEIAHGANALLVVDNTFASPYLQQPISLGADVVVHSTTKYMGGHSDVVGGALVAAEAGLGEEIAYHQNAMGAVSGPFDAWLVMRGIKTLGVRMDRHSSNAEKIVELLTRHPKVSQVLYPGLPEHAGHDIAAKQMKAFGGMVSFRVAGGEEAAVEVCNRAKLFTLGESLGGVESLIEHPGRMTHASVVGSALEVPADLVRVSVGIESIDDLLADLQQALG
- the ilvA gene encoding threonine ammonia-lyase, which codes for MQSWPITMDDVRGAHKMLAGVARVTPMEGSRYLSGLVGSPVHLKCENLQRTGSFKLRGAYVRIAGLSPVQRAGGVVAASAGNHAQGVALAAALLGVRSTVFMPLAAPLPKVAATREYGAEVRLHGSTVDEALQAAQRYAEATGAVFIHPFDHWDVVTGQATVGLEILEQCPEVRTILVGVGGGGLLAGIAAAVKPVRPDVRVVGVQAAGAAAYPPSLAAGRPVSLERYATMADGIMVGRPGDIPFEVVNTLADGVRTVSEESISRALLVSLERLKLVVEPAGVSPVAALLEHPESFEGPVVAVLSGGNIDPQLMQRVLRHGLAAAGRYLSLRVRLTDRPGALAGLLAVLTRADANVLDVAHVRIDPRLGLTEVEVDLHLETKGPEHCALVIGELRDAGYVVSQ
- a CDS encoding ATP-binding cassette domain-containing protein; the encoded protein is MAPAIEAENLVKTFGDVRALDGVSLDVPEGTVLGLLGPNGAGKTTTVRVLTTLLRPDSGRAVVAGVDVLKHPNQVRSLIGLSGQYAAVDEYLTGRENLQMVGELYQMSSRAAKARALELLEWFNLTEAMDRTAKTYSGGMRRRLDLAAALVVRPPVMFLDEPTTGLDPRNRLALWEVIETLVEQGTTLLLTTQYLEEADRLAHDIAVVDHGKVIARGSADELKAQIGGERVEVVVHTPSDVSEALAALTPYAKGDPTVEKNTRRITVPVSGGAKVLADVIRELDARSIELDDIGLRRPTLDDVFLSLTGHATLAEEGTEENSGGRKGGKGAKGSKHGKDD
- a CDS encoding ABC transporter permease, producing MPAQRHGIPAMLHDSWVVAKRNLRRMTRIPEIVVFGLMQPVMFVLLFSYVMGGAIQIPGARSSSSTYTQFLMAGIFAQTVTFAVAGASAGIAEDMTKGLVDRFRSLPMTRSAVLVGRTIADLVQTAFTLLVLALVALLVGWRIHEGFLKALGAFGLLLLLGYAFSWIGALIGLSVRSPEAATSAGLIWLFPLTFISNAFVPVSSMPGWLQGIAYWNPFSATVQACRNLFGNQVGPVDQAWPMQHAALVSVLWSLVIMAVFSWLSVRKYRSAAG